The genome window GTCAGGTGCCTCGAAAGGATGAGTCTTCAGGGGCGATACGAACAACTGCGAGTACTGGCCCAGCGCGAATTTCGGCACTTCGGCCTCGGTTCTGGCGCCAGCTTCCAGCGTGGCCGTGTACATTCCTTCGCAGGCGTGACCTTCTTGCAGATACTCGACGTTGGGTTTGAACCCCAACGCCACCAGTCCCAGCGGGCAAGAATGATGATCGGCGGAGAGACCGATAGACCAACCATAACGGCGGACGATGTTGATGGTCTGGCAAGTCGCGAAGCGCGATCCCAGGTCGGCAGGCGTGCGCGTCTTCGGCGGCAGCGCCTCACCGGGCTTGAGCATCTTGATGCCCACGGGAAAAGTCGCCGGTCGCACATAATTCTCGATCAGTTCGGTAACGGCTTTGACGTCCATTGTGTCCTCCGGGGTGAGCTTCTCGCTGTTAGTTGTTTAATCCTCGTACTTCGTCCATGGGAATTGGCGGGGCTGTCATTCCGAGCCAGAACGCAGTGAAGACGAGGAATCTCGCTCTGCTCATTTGCGGTGTCTGATTTGCGTAGACAAGAACGTTTTAGTCGCTCCTCAGCGAGGCACTCGCACGATCCCGGGATACTCCGCAAAGTGACGATCAAACGCAAAAGCCGAGTGCACGCCTAATCGTTCCATGACCACGAAACTGGTGCAATCTACAAAACTGAACAAGTGATCTCGATACGTCCGGAAGACGGCGAGCGCCCGTTCCAGGTCCTCTTCGGTGACTTTCTCCAGGAGAGCCGCTTCCCCACGAAGCAAACTGCTCGCAACGCGACTGGCTAAGCGATGGCCCCGAATCGTTTTGTCACGCATCCGTAGCAACGTAGCAGTCTCGGCTAGAATATAGTCAGTGGTGACAAGAGGAGTATGGTTAATGCGCAGCCAGTGCATTGCCTCTCCATGATCTGGATCGTTGCGCACGGCGACGGCAAACCAAGCACCCGTATCGACAAAAATCACGACTTACTCCCATATAGGACGATATCATGCTCCTGTCCTGAAAAACCTGGGCCAAGATTGGTGCCCGCCCATTTTTTGATGGCAACGGCCTGCTTTGTCGCCAGCAGCTTCCCGCTTCTGGGGGCTTGCTTCGACGCGTGCTGCTCCTTGAGGAAGACAATGAAGTTTTCGACTTGACGGACGACTGCTGGAGGTAGCCCTTCTAACGCGTGCAAAATCTGGCGTTCATTGGTCATTCGCTGTTCCTCGCTCTCTTCATTGTTCTGCCAACTCCTCTAACAATGTCTTGGCCTCGTGCAAATCCACCGTGTCGAATCTTTCGGTGAACCAAAATCTAGGGATTAGGGATTGGGGAGGACTCAGGACTCGGGACTCAACACTCAGGACTGGCGTAGCGCCCATCCACACCAGCACCTTGCCCTCTTCGTCGACGGCGAGCCGTTTAGCGTCAATCAGTTCTACCTTCAGGTCTTCGAGCAGCTCGTCATCCAGGTCGAACTCGCGTTTCAGCGCCCGATACGAGACCCGCTCTCTCCGGCACAGAAACTCACTAGCTCGATCTACTACCTCAGAGAACTTCATCCTGCTCGCTTCCTCTAATGCTATCTTGCCGGAAACCGCTCACGCAGCCACTGGGTAATCACGTTTAGCGATGCGGCTCGACCGCCCTGATTCGGTTTCGACGGCAATGGATAGCCAAAATGATCGGCATTAACTTGGGCAAACTGTTTGTCCACGACCGGCGACCGCTGGTAGATGGCCTCGGACTCTTCCGGGTAAATCGCATGATCGCCAGTGTAATTGATCACCAGGGTGGGAACCGTCACTTTCGGCATGTTGTCCAACACCGAGGCGCGGGACGAGAGCCCGGACCAGTTGCTCAACCACGCGCGCGGCGTCTGATATTTGCCAAACCCATGCTCCAGGTAGTTGAACAAATCTGGACGAGGAGACCACAGCGAACCGTAGTCACGCAACGAGGGCGAGAGCGATCGATCGGCGTAGGTCAAATTCGCCTCGGTGCGATGAATTTCCATGTAGCGTCCCACCAACGCCCGGCGACCGATAAAGGTCTGCCGTTCCGCCGAGAGCGAGTCGAACTCCGGTTGACGGAGCAATTCTTGATAATAGCGCTGTTCTTCAATGTGACGGCGAGCGATGGCATCGATGCGCGCCACGCGGGCGGTCTGCGCCGCACGATAACGCTGCACGAATTCTTGACTGTACGTACTTGGTGTCGGCGGCGTTTGGAAACCGTTGGCCGGATTATACATATCCAGAGAAGGATCGTAGGAGAGCGGATCGTTCTCGTCAGTCACCGAAGGGTCAACCGTCTTCTGCAAAAATTTCCCTTCTCCCAAATGAGCGGCAATGATAATCATGCCGTCCCCTGGCGGGAGCGTGAAACGGTTGAGATCGTACGGATCGCCCGCCGGGGTATCGCTGAGGCGGCCAGGAGGATTGGTCGCCGCCTGCGCTTGATAGAAGGTATAAAGTGACCCGCCACCGCTGTTGCCGATGAAGACTATGTGCTGGAAGCCGCGCTGCTCTTTCAGAAACTTGATCCCCGCAGCAATGTCGGGCAGCAGCATTTCGTGAATGCAGGCAATGTCGTTGCTTGGCCACCTGCCCTCTTGACCGAACGCGGCGTAGCCGGCTTCCAACAAATAGGGAATGGCGTAATGCCGCGTCATATCCGCCCGTGGATGCATGAGGCAGACGACGGTTTTCTCTCCGCCTTTGGTGTACAACACCCCTTTGGATTCACCGCGATCTTCCGCCATCAGCGGAACGTTTTCGTACGAAGCGCCCTCCGGCAGCTTCTCGAAGCCGATCAAGCTCATGCCGGCGGCTGAGTACCGTGGAATACGTGCTAAGGCCATAATCCCTCTCCTTCTTTCAGTGGCTAAGGGAGGTATTTTGCGCAACTTGGGGGGAAATTGATAGGGGTAGAAGGCGGTAGGCTTAAGGCTATAGGCTAAAAGGAAAGGGGCAGGCCCTAAAGCCTGAAGCCTTCAGCCTGTAACCTTTTACGACCGGCGACTGACTACTTGTCACTCATCTCACCAAGTCTTCAGCCGAGGAGGCATCGACGCCCAACGCCTTCAAGAGCCGGTCTTTAATGCGCACGGCGGCCTTTTCCGCTGCAACGCCGCGTTCCGACACTTTGATGCGTCCACCGGCGATCATGTCATGCCCGCCAGCGGATTTACTGCCCAGCACTTTTTGCAGAATCTCTCCGGCGTTCGCGTCGCGATTGGTGGTGCGCAGCGACACATGCATGTTGTCTCGATAGACGCCGATGGCCATCGCCCATTCCGACTCGTCAAGGCGGAGGAGAAAATCCGCCACTTCGGCCACCATGTCCGGATACTGCACTTCGTAGAGCATGGAGATCACGACCTTGTCGTAAAGCACGGCTTCTTCGAGCGCATCGCGGAAGACCTTGAAATACTCGCGCGGCACGCGGGCGTTCTCGATTTTCGCCAAACGACGCTTGTTGGTGTACGGATACAGGAACTGACACGCGGTCACGTCATTGGGCGTCGCCTCGCGTCCGAGATCCTGGGTTTCGGCGTTAATCCCATAGAACAACGCCGT of Deltaproteobacteria bacterium contains these proteins:
- a CDS encoding DUF169 domain-containing protein; translated protein: MDVKAVTELIENYVRPATFPVGIKMLKPGEALPPKTRTPADLGSRFATCQTINIVRRYGWSIGLSADHHSCPLGLVALGFKPNVEYLQEGHACEGMYTATLEAGARTEAEVPKFALGQYSQLFVSPLKTHPFEAPDVIAVFGNSAQVMRLVQAALFKRGGYLNSSFSGRLDCADIVVKTMKTDECQVILPCTGDRMFGQTQDEEMAFSMPASKVEEVMAGLEATHKNGIRYPVTTFMNYTAKFPAKYEAVWDIWGEKKPGAR
- a CDS encoding PIN domain-containing protein; amino-acid sequence: MIFVDTGAWFAVAVRNDPDHGEAMHWLRINHTPLVTTDYILAETATLLRMRDKTIRGHRLASRVASSLLRGEAALLEKVTEEDLERALAVFRTYRDHLFSFVDCTSFVVMERLGVHSAFAFDRHFAEYPGIVRVPR
- a CDS encoding alpha/beta hydrolase, producing the protein MALARIPRYSAAGMSLIGFEKLPEGASYENVPLMAEDRGESKGVLYTKGGEKTVVCLMHPRADMTRHYAIPYLLEAGYAAFGQEGRWPSNDIACIHEMLLPDIAAGIKFLKEQRGFQHIVFIGNSGGGSLYTFYQAQAATNPPGRLSDTPAGDPYDLNRFTLPPGDGMIIIAAHLGEGKFLQKTVDPSVTDENDPLSYDPSLDMYNPANGFQTPPTPSTYSQEFVQRYRAAQTARVARIDAIARRHIEEQRYYQELLRQPEFDSLSAERQTFIGRRALVGRYMEIHRTEANLTYADRSLSPSLRDYGSLWSPRPDLFNYLEHGFGKYQTPRAWLSNWSGLSSRASVLDNMPKVTVPTLVINYTGDHAIYPEESEAIYQRSPVVDKQFAQVNADHFGYPLPSKPNQGGRAASLNVITQWLRERFPAR
- a CDS encoding DHH family phosphoesterase gives rise to the protein MIVSSRSPLHQLLRVTEGAIPLVILPHDNPDPDALASAAALRFIVHQAYEEKEIIIALGGIVGRAENRAMLRYLNINLVPVGEIDFDSLPQVALVDTQPGRSNNSLPEGFSPTIVIDHHPAYGSYDEVPFLDLRDGYGATSTILTEYLEESHVDVESKIATALFYGINAETQDLGREATPNDVTACQFLYPYTNKRRLAKIENARVPREYFKVFRDALEEAVLYDKVVISMLYEVQYPDMVAEVADFLLRLDESEWAMAIGVYRDNMHVSLRTTNRDANAGEILQKVLGSKSAGGHDMIAGGRIKVSERGVAAEKAAVRIKDRLLKALGVDASSAEDLVR